The following proteins come from a genomic window of Nostoc sp. TCL26-01:
- a CDS encoding cadmium resistance transporter, which yields MDWLIATIKIGLAAAVATTFDDNIYLTAFFSEVNRTFRPQHVVVGEILGFTALITVSLLGFLLGLVIPSTWTGLLGILPILIGLRNLLNLNKDDSDEDKSANLKRNSKFRGFDSRKRSLWEVIRDPQTYRVSSVTIANGGNNLGIYIPLFAASSIQNLTVIVPVCYCIVFCWLFMSYNLTRLPGIALILSRYASKIFPFVLMWLGLRILLDSESYRLFFPNT from the coding sequence ATGGATTGGTTAATTGCAACAATTAAGATTGGGCTAGCTGCGGCTGTGGCAACAACATTTGATGACAATATCTATCTAACGGCCTTCTTCAGTGAGGTCAATCGGACTTTTCGTCCTCAACATGTTGTAGTCGGTGAGATTCTGGGGTTCACAGCATTAATCACAGTAAGTTTACTTGGTTTCTTGCTGGGTCTAGTAATTCCATCTACTTGGACTGGTTTACTGGGGATTCTGCCGATACTCATTGGCTTGAGAAATTTGCTCAATCTGAATAAGGATGACTCAGATGAAGATAAGTCAGCCAATCTGAAAAGAAACTCTAAATTTCGCGGATTTGATTCTAGAAAGCGATCGCTCTGGGAAGTAATCCGCGATCCGCAAACCTATCGCGTCTCCTCAGTCACAATTGCCAACGGCGGTAACAATCTTGGTATCTATATCCCCCTGTTTGCTGCTAGCTCAATCCAAAATCTCACTGTGATCGTACCAGTTTGCTATTGCATTGTTTTTTGCTGGCTGTTTATGTCCTATAATCTGACTCGTCTACCTGGTATCGCTTTGATACTCAGCCGTTATGCTAGTAAGATTTTCCCCTTTGTTCTGATGTGGCTGGGTTTGAGAATTCTGCTAGACAGCGAATCTTATCGTCTTTTTTTCCCGAACACTTGA